Proteins from a genomic interval of Maniola hyperantus chromosome 1, iAphHyp1.2, whole genome shotgun sequence:
- the SLC5A11 gene encoding sodium-coupled monocarboxylate transporter 1 isoform X2 has product MSFTMKEGGFGVGDYVAFGVLCASSCAGGVWYSAIGSRSKAVVDIKDYLLGGKAMSTFPVAMSLIASYVSGVTILGTPAEIYNYGTQYWLVIVGVTLSCVVVATVYLPVFCTLRLSSSYEYLELRFNRHVRAVASVLFLLDEVLFLPMVVYVPALAFNQLTGFNVFAVGGVMVAICGLYTVLGGLRAVVWTDSVQTGVMFIGVLLVAAAGTLAVGGVDAVLGIARESGRLELSNWSFSPYERQTGWGAVVGGFLYWTCFNSVNQTMVQRYIALPSKKEAITALAIFCIGAILAISLCVWCGLTAWAAWVLGGCDPAGVPLVDDRLLPAFVTYVAKVQHLPGLAGVFLAGVFGAGLSSLSAVLNACALVAVEDIMRGWLRLRLKPLTEGILARSVTAALAVVSVVMLIVIEKLGGVLGVATALSAIAASATCGIFTLGMACWWVGPRGAIAGAIAGALLAGTVSLGTQAAAAAGLRAPPLNMTMECALNATFVPTDDFDPNTVFPLFRVSYHWIAPLGLIATLTVGAIVGWFFDKRDETKMDAELFTPIVWRLLPAEAHSNSGMVRRSVNTKNVDCPTAPCAPLILGQATDKIEMNGETSR; this is encoded by the exons ATGTCGTTTACAATGAAAGAAGGTGGTTTTGGCGTAGGAGATTATGTCGCATTTGGGGTCCTATGCGCGTCGTCCTGCGCCGGCGGAGTTTGGTACAGCGCTATAGGTTCTCGGAGTAAAGCCGTGGTGGACATCAAAGACTATTTACTGGGCGGAAAGGCGATGTCCACTTTTCCAGTCGCTATGTCATTAATAGCGAG TTACGTCTCAGGAGTAACGATTCTTGGAACGCCAGCTGAGATCTACAACTACGGCACGCAGTACTGGCTGGTGATTGTCGGAGTCACGTTAAGCTGTGTGGTGGTGGCCACTGTGTATCTACCAGTATTCTGCACTCTAAGGCTTTCGTCGTCATATGAG TACCTCGAACTCCGGTTTAACCGCCACGTCCGCGCCGTTGCGTCAGTTTTGTTCCTTTTAGACGAG GTATTGTTCCTGCCTATGGTTGTGTATGTTCCTGCACTAGCATTTAATCAAT TAACGGGTTTTAATGTCTTCGCTGTGGGTGGTGTTATGGTTGCGATATGCGGACTGTATACAGTATTA GGTGGTCTCCGCGCCGTGGTGTGGACGGACTCCGTGCAGACTGGTGTGATGTTTATAGGAGTTCTGTTGGTGGCAGCGGCGGGCACGCTTGCCGTCGGCGGTGTGGACGCTGTTCTTGGTATTGCAAGAGAATCCGGCCGGCTCGAATTGTCTAA TTGGAGCTTTTCACCATACGAACGCCAGACGGGATGGGGTGCCGTGGTTGGAGGATTTCTGTACTGGACCTGTTTCAACTCCGTCAACCAGACGATGGTCCAGCGATATATTGCTCTTCCCTCTAAAAAAGAAGCTATTAC TGCGCTGGCTATATTCTGTATTGGTGCTATCCTGGCCATTTCCCTGTGCGTGTGGTGCGGTTTGACTGCGTGGGCTGCCTGGGTGCTGGGAGGCTGCGACCCTGCAGGCGTTCCTCTCGTCGACGACCGTCTACTGCCTGCATTCGTCACCTATGTGGCCAAGGTACAACATCTGCCGGGGCTTGCTGGCGTGTTCCTTGCTGGAGTCTTTGGTGCAGGATTAAG TTCACTGTCAGCAGTATTGAACGCATGTGCGCTAGTTGCCGTTGAGGACATAATGCGTGGATGGTTGCGATTACGCTTGAAGCCCTTAACAGAAGGCATTTTGGCGCGATCCGTCACAGCTGCCTTGGCTGTAGTCTCCGTAGTAATGCTGATCGTTATTGAGAAGCTTGGGGGTGTTCTTG GTGTGGCAACTGCCCTATCAGCGATCGCAGCGAGTGCCACCTGCGGCATCTTCACCCTGGGGATGGCGTGCTGGTGGGTGGGGCCGCGGGGCGCCATCGCGGGAGCCATAGCAGGGGCTTTGTTAGCTGGGACCGTGTCTTTGGGCACCCAGGCTGCTGCCGCTGCTGGCCTGCGAGCTCCTCCGTTGAACATGACCATGGAGTGTGCTCTTAACGCCACATTTGTTCCAACTGATGatttt GATCCGAACACTGTATTCCCCCTCTTTCGAGTTTCGTACCATTGGATTGCACCACTTGGTCTCATCGCAACATTGACCGTTGGTGCTATAGTCGGATGGTTCTTTGACAAAAGAGATGAAACAAAGATGGATGCAGAACTATTCACTCCGATTGTATGGAGGCTTTTGCCTGCCGAAGCCCATAGCAACAGCGGGATGGTTAGAAGAAGCGTTAATACTAAAAATGTGGACTGTCCTACCGCGCCTTGTGCCCCGCTTATTCTTGGCCAAGCTACGGACAAG aTTGAAATGAACGGGGAGACGAGTAGGTGA
- the SLC5A11 gene encoding sodium-coupled monocarboxylate transporter 1 isoform X1 → MRGIYHTTSSGIHVFLETKHLSEQITRMSFTMKEGGFGVGDYVAFGVLCASSCAGGVWYSAIGSRSKAVVDIKDYLLGGKAMSTFPVAMSLIASYVSGVTILGTPAEIYNYGTQYWLVIVGVTLSCVVVATVYLPVFCTLRLSSSYEYLELRFNRHVRAVASVLFLLDEVLFLPMVVYVPALAFNQLTGFNVFAVGGVMVAICGLYTVLGGLRAVVWTDSVQTGVMFIGVLLVAAAGTLAVGGVDAVLGIARESGRLELSNWSFSPYERQTGWGAVVGGFLYWTCFNSVNQTMVQRYIALPSKKEAITALAIFCIGAILAISLCVWCGLTAWAAWVLGGCDPAGVPLVDDRLLPAFVTYVAKVQHLPGLAGVFLAGVFGAGLSSLSAVLNACALVAVEDIMRGWLRLRLKPLTEGILARSVTAALAVVSVVMLIVIEKLGGVLGVATALSAIAASATCGIFTLGMACWWVGPRGAIAGAIAGALLAGTVSLGTQAAAAAGLRAPPLNMTMECALNATFVPTDDFDPNTVFPLFRVSYHWIAPLGLIATLTVGAIVGWFFDKRDETKMDAELFTPIVWRLLPAEAHSNSGMVRRSVNTKNVDCPTAPCAPLILGQATDKIEMNGETSR, encoded by the exons ATGCGAGGAATTTATCACACAACTTCTTCCGGCATACACGTTTTTCTTGAAACAAAACATTTAAGCGAACAG ATTACCAGGATGTCGTTTACAATGAAAGAAGGTGGTTTTGGCGTAGGAGATTATGTCGCATTTGGGGTCCTATGCGCGTCGTCCTGCGCCGGCGGAGTTTGGTACAGCGCTATAGGTTCTCGGAGTAAAGCCGTGGTGGACATCAAAGACTATTTACTGGGCGGAAAGGCGATGTCCACTTTTCCAGTCGCTATGTCATTAATAGCGAG TTACGTCTCAGGAGTAACGATTCTTGGAACGCCAGCTGAGATCTACAACTACGGCACGCAGTACTGGCTGGTGATTGTCGGAGTCACGTTAAGCTGTGTGGTGGTGGCCACTGTGTATCTACCAGTATTCTGCACTCTAAGGCTTTCGTCGTCATATGAG TACCTCGAACTCCGGTTTAACCGCCACGTCCGCGCCGTTGCGTCAGTTTTGTTCCTTTTAGACGAG GTATTGTTCCTGCCTATGGTTGTGTATGTTCCTGCACTAGCATTTAATCAAT TAACGGGTTTTAATGTCTTCGCTGTGGGTGGTGTTATGGTTGCGATATGCGGACTGTATACAGTATTA GGTGGTCTCCGCGCCGTGGTGTGGACGGACTCCGTGCAGACTGGTGTGATGTTTATAGGAGTTCTGTTGGTGGCAGCGGCGGGCACGCTTGCCGTCGGCGGTGTGGACGCTGTTCTTGGTATTGCAAGAGAATCCGGCCGGCTCGAATTGTCTAA TTGGAGCTTTTCACCATACGAACGCCAGACGGGATGGGGTGCCGTGGTTGGAGGATTTCTGTACTGGACCTGTTTCAACTCCGTCAACCAGACGATGGTCCAGCGATATATTGCTCTTCCCTCTAAAAAAGAAGCTATTAC TGCGCTGGCTATATTCTGTATTGGTGCTATCCTGGCCATTTCCCTGTGCGTGTGGTGCGGTTTGACTGCGTGGGCTGCCTGGGTGCTGGGAGGCTGCGACCCTGCAGGCGTTCCTCTCGTCGACGACCGTCTACTGCCTGCATTCGTCACCTATGTGGCCAAGGTACAACATCTGCCGGGGCTTGCTGGCGTGTTCCTTGCTGGAGTCTTTGGTGCAGGATTAAG TTCACTGTCAGCAGTATTGAACGCATGTGCGCTAGTTGCCGTTGAGGACATAATGCGTGGATGGTTGCGATTACGCTTGAAGCCCTTAACAGAAGGCATTTTGGCGCGATCCGTCACAGCTGCCTTGGCTGTAGTCTCCGTAGTAATGCTGATCGTTATTGAGAAGCTTGGGGGTGTTCTTG GTGTGGCAACTGCCCTATCAGCGATCGCAGCGAGTGCCACCTGCGGCATCTTCACCCTGGGGATGGCGTGCTGGTGGGTGGGGCCGCGGGGCGCCATCGCGGGAGCCATAGCAGGGGCTTTGTTAGCTGGGACCGTGTCTTTGGGCACCCAGGCTGCTGCCGCTGCTGGCCTGCGAGCTCCTCCGTTGAACATGACCATGGAGTGTGCTCTTAACGCCACATTTGTTCCAACTGATGatttt GATCCGAACACTGTATTCCCCCTCTTTCGAGTTTCGTACCATTGGATTGCACCACTTGGTCTCATCGCAACATTGACCGTTGGTGCTATAGTCGGATGGTTCTTTGACAAAAGAGATGAAACAAAGATGGATGCAGAACTATTCACTCCGATTGTATGGAGGCTTTTGCCTGCCGAAGCCCATAGCAACAGCGGGATGGTTAGAAGAAGCGTTAATACTAAAAATGTGGACTGTCCTACCGCGCCTTGTGCCCCGCTTATTCTTGGCCAAGCTACGGACAAG aTTGAAATGAACGGGGAGACGAGTAGGTGA
- the LOC117986482 gene encoding uncharacterized protein, with protein MSNPPNLICQINTNIVRRVRVYESTFLFLLLLKMPPKPKESATTKKLTAQVLRPSISNSSLNYIPDDALEGFQERIETGINWTLIEEAARYHREKSMKENIPVLTFSEALQKKIQKSILHGFLDEKSTFTLQEQWETLLPMTLWDNEKCSTDEGKICFNNINSLTDDVIGLIKRAVQHDDREVLKRDFKMVTVLRVNDSEMTELDNGLKEYQNLATLNLCGNFISDVDASVLPEGLRMLELKANRINYIPFAEHMPPNLIYLGLSRNLLINDSVAELARLPFNISVLDLSDNDICDLEVVLAALSALPSLVALQFAGNPCSVSAAYARTTLMRLPRLQWLDSREVISTDKQKASFESNPDDLRSAYFNFTVIRIMGALQPPKPEKGAITAFHVELELPLLDSTRRKFLMYRNNESLVELLPPPEDGWPTPNSFIIPHLADSNRVVDAEASTHDSDIYSHLQPRNSREIINFTIFESNRVQWNKVMNFQEPTVRIFCPNLTALRDTFRSVITLRLIFTMTVTAKQSKPGKSSQTLKLPGEQRLTLATIKCALRRPDWSQPAQHFHWDDSLGTDEAIHWGDGDLSILQYTQQAVKPIKGKSETDPGSVRQAIPENLTCHFGFGIETLK; from the exons ATGTCAAATCCGCCAAATCTGATTTGCcaaataaatacaaacatagTCCGAAGAGTCCGAGTCTACGagtctacatttttatttttattattactgaaAATGCCGCCGAAACCAAAAGAGTCGGCCACCACCAAAAAGCTTACAGCGCAAGTATTAAGGCCAAGTATCAGCAATTCTAGTCTAAATTATATTCCAGACGATGCTTTAGAAG GTTTTCAAGAGCGCATAGAAACCGGTATTAACTGGACGTTAATAGAAGAAGCTGCTCGGTACCATAGGGAAAAGAGTATGAAGGAAAATATTCCGGTATTGACATTTTCCGAAGCACTACAAAAGAAGATTCAAAAGAGCATTCTACACGGATTTCTTGATGAAAAATCCACATTCACTTTACAAGAACAATGGGAGACACTTCTTCCAATGACTCTTTGGGATAATGAAAAATGTTCAACTGACGAAGGAAAAATTTGCTTCAATAATATTAACTCTTTAACTGACGATGTGATTGGGTTGATAAAGCGAGCGGTGCAACATGATGATCGGGAAGTACTTAAAAGGGACTTTAAAATGGTGACCGTGTTGAGGGTGAACGACTCTGAG ATGACTGAACTTGATAATGGACTGAAGGAATACCAAAATCTGGCTACTTTGAATCTTTGCGGTAACTTTATTTCGGACGTAGACGCAAGCGTCCTTCCAGAAGGATTAAGAATGCTGGAACTAAAGGCTAATCGCATTAACTACATACCATTTGCTGAACATATGCCTCCTAATTTGATATATTTGGGGCTTAGTCGGAATCTACTGATTAATG ATAGTGTCGCGGAGCTTGCTAGGTTACCATTTAATATATCTGTTCTGGATCTATCGGACAACGACATCTGTGATCTGGAGGTAGTACTAGCAGCACTATCTGCGCTGCCGAGTCTGGTTGCGCTACAGTTCGCGGGAAATCCATGCTCG GTTTCTGCAGCATACGCGCGTACCACCTTGATGCGCCTACCTCGTCTCCAGTGGCTGGACTCTCGAGAAGTTATCTCTACGGACAAACAGAAGGCTTCCTTTGAGTCTAATCCAGATGACTTGCGTTCGGCGTATTTCAATTTTACTGTCATCCGAATTATGGGTGCTCTGCAACCGCCTAAGCCTGAAAAG GGAGCTATTACGGCCTTTCACGTCGAGTTAGAACTGCCTCTATTAGATTCGACAAGAAGAAAGTTCCTCATGTACCGTAACAATGAATCACTCGTAGAACTGCTACCGCCGCCCGAGGACGGGTGGCCAACGCCAAATTCCTTTATCATCCCACACCTTGCAGATAGCAACAGAgttgtag ATGCCGAAGCGTCAACTCATGATTCTGACATCTACAGTCACTTGCAGCCGAGGAACTCCCGTGAAATCATTAACTTCACGATATTTGAGAGCAATCGAGTCCAGTGGAACAAAGTGATGAACTTCCAAGAGCCAACCGTTAGAATATTCTGTCCGAACCTGACCGCTTTGAGGGACACCTTTCGCTCCGTTATTACTCTTAGATTAATATTTACTAtg ACGGTAACTGCAAAACAAAGCAAGCCCGGCAAAAGCAGCCAGACTCTAAAACTACCGGGAGAGCAACGGCTGACTCTAGCCACGATCAAATGTGCCCTCAGACGACCGGACTGGAGCCAACCAGCACAACACTTCCATTGGGACGACTCGCTGGGCACTGATGAAGCTATTCACTGGGGAGATGGTGATCTGTCT ATTTTGCAGTACACACAACAAGCAGTGAAGCCGATCAAAGGCAAATCTGAAACTGACCCAGGATCCGTAAGGCAGGCGATACCCGAAAACTTGACTTGCCACTTTGGATTCGGAATAGAaacattgaaataa